In Nitratiruptor sp. YY09-18, a single window of DNA contains:
- the murD gene encoding UDP-N-acetylmuramoyl-L-alanine--D-glutamate ligase produces the protein MMIALFGSGKTTQALAQIMSKAAFFEDISTAYLDEQGFWHYPANQFDPSKSTLQIPSPGIPPSHPLIQKSRNLISEYDYFANVMPASIWISGTNGKTTTTKMTYHLLQQKKAQMGGNVGTPLAKLDSNAKFWILETSSFTLHYTKIAKPNIYLLLPITPDHLSWHGSMEAYEQAKLKPLSNMREGDVAIVPQKYASTPSKALVIGYENSKDLAAKMEIDRTKIALDEPFLLDALLALSVQKIVFDICDYEAINSFRQDAHKLEEFYDSEGRLWVDDSKATNIDATMQALKRYRDKKIHLILGGDSKGVDLSPLFEHLHNVHIYAIGKAAKEIVELAQYYGIACTYAGSLDIAVNEIKKVHTKESVALLSPACASLDQFSSYKERGELFKQYVLS, from the coding sequence CTGATGATAGCTCTATTTGGAAGCGGCAAAACTACACAAGCTCTTGCACAGATCATGAGCAAAGCAGCTTTCTTTGAAGATATTTCCACTGCATATTTAGATGAGCAAGGATTTTGGCACTATCCGGCCAATCAATTTGATCCTAGCAAATCGACTTTGCAAATTCCAAGTCCCGGTATCCCACCATCCCATCCACTCATCCAAAAATCTCGCAATCTCATAAGCGAGTATGACTACTTTGCAAATGTTATGCCCGCAAGCATATGGATTAGTGGAACAAATGGCAAAACTACCACAACGAAGATGACTTATCACCTCTTACAACAAAAAAAGGCGCAAATGGGTGGAAATGTAGGCACACCTCTTGCAAAGCTTGATAGCAATGCAAAATTTTGGATACTTGAGACAAGTTCTTTCACGCTCCACTACACCAAAATCGCAAAGCCAAATATCTACCTCCTCCTTCCAATCACTCCTGATCATCTGAGCTGGCATGGATCCATGGAGGCGTATGAGCAGGCGAAACTAAAGCCTTTGAGCAATATGCGTGAGGGTGATGTGGCAATAGTTCCACAAAAGTATGCTTCCACTCCATCAAAAGCCCTTGTTATTGGATATGAAAATAGTAAAGACTTGGCCGCAAAGATGGAGATTGATAGGACAAAGATAGCCCTTGATGAACCATTTTTACTCGATGCACTTTTAGCTTTGAGTGTACAAAAGATTGTTTTTGATATCTGTGATTATGAAGCTATCAACAGTTTTAGACAAGATGCACATAAATTGGAAGAGTTTTATGATAGTGAGGGGAGACTTTGGGTGGATGATAGTAAAGCTACCAATATCGATGCTACCATGCAGGCACTCAAGCGCTACCGTGATAAAAAAATCCACCTTATACTTGGCGGTGATAGCAAAGGGGTAGATCTCTCACCTCTTTTTGAGCATCTCCACAATGTCCATATCTATGCCATTGGTAAGGCTGCAAAAGAGATTGTAGAGCTTGCACAGTACTATGGCATTGCATGCACATATGCTGGATCTCTAGATATTGCTGTCAATGAGATAAAAAAAGTGCATACAAAAGAGAGTGTTGCCCTCCTCTCGCCAGCATGCGCCAGCCTCGATCAATTCAGCAGCTACAAAGAGCGTGGAGAGTTATTCAAACAGTATGTTTTAAGCTAA